A genomic stretch from Thermomonospora umbrina includes:
- a CDS encoding F0F1 ATP synthase subunit gamma, with the protein MGAQLRQLRRQIRSVKSTAKITRAQEMIATSRIVKAQQAVEASRPYADQITRALTALVSHHVGIDHPLLNEQPEDRRSAVLVITSDRGFCGAYNANVIREAESLMAALRERGRIPIPYVIGNKGLTWYKFRDRELAGEWHGLSDRPDFAGAERIGRRLTDDFIKTDGDGGVGEIHVVYTEFVSMLTQEVQVRRLLPLEVEETTADAIGNVLPAYEFEPSASAALDLLLPNYIESRIFHMLLQSAASFHAAVRRAMKSATDNANELIGVYSRQANQARQAEITQEISEIVGGADALAESSAGSE; encoded by the coding sequence ATGGGTGCACAGCTTCGCCAACTGAGGCGGCAGATCAGGTCGGTCAAGTCGACCGCCAAGATCACCCGCGCCCAGGAGATGATCGCCACCTCCCGGATCGTCAAGGCCCAGCAGGCGGTGGAGGCCTCCAGGCCGTACGCGGACCAGATCACCCGGGCGCTCACCGCCCTGGTCAGCCACCACGTGGGCATCGACCATCCGCTGCTCAACGAGCAGCCGGAGGACCGGCGCTCGGCCGTGCTGGTGATCACCAGTGACCGCGGGTTCTGCGGCGCGTACAACGCCAACGTGATCCGCGAGGCCGAGTCGCTGATGGCCGCGCTCCGGGAACGCGGTCGCATCCCGATCCCGTACGTCATCGGCAACAAGGGCCTGACCTGGTACAAGTTCCGCGATCGCGAGCTGGCCGGGGAGTGGCACGGGTTGTCGGACCGGCCGGACTTCGCCGGTGCGGAGCGGATCGGGCGGCGGCTGACCGACGACTTCATCAAGACCGACGGTGACGGCGGCGTGGGCGAGATCCACGTGGTCTACACCGAGTTCGTCTCGATGTTGACGCAGGAGGTGCAGGTCCGTCGGTTGCTGCCGCTGGAGGTCGAGGAGACCACCGCGGACGCGATCGGCAACGTCCTGCCGGCGTACGAGTTCGAGCCTTCGGCGTCGGCGGCGCTGGACCTGCTGCTGCCGAACTACATCGAGAGCCGCATCTTCCACATGCTGCTCCAGTCGGCGGCGTCGTTCCACGCCGCGGTGCGCCGGGCCATGAAGTCCGCGACGGACAACGCCAACGAACTGATCGGGGTCTACTCGCGCCAGGCCAACCAGGCGCGGCAGGCCGAGATCACCCAGGAAATCAGCGAGATCGTCGGCGGCGCCGACGCGCTCGCCGAGTCGAGCGCGGGGAGTGAATAA
- the atpD gene encoding F0F1 ATP synthase subunit beta, translating into MTAQVETATGIGRVARVIGPVVDVEFPADAMPEIYNALNTEVTLGEDTKVLTLEVAQHLGDNVVRAISMQPTDGLTRGAQVTDSGKPISVPVGDVTKGHVWNALGETLDVPTASLNVTERWGIHRKAPPFDQLESKTEMLPTGIKVIDLLTPYVKGGKIGLFGGAGVGKTVLIQEMIRRVAKNFGGTSCFAGVGERTREGNDLWVEMDEADVLKDTALVFGQMDEPPGTRLRVALSALTMAEYFRDVQKQDVLLFIDNIFRFTQAGSEVSTLLGRMPSAVGYQPTLADEMGVLQERITSTRGHSITSMQAIYVPADDITDPAPHTTFAHLDATTVLSRAITEKGIYPAVDPLDSTSRIMDPQIIGVEHYSVAQEVKRILQKYKELQDIIAILGIDELSEEDKVTVQRARRIERFLSHPMFVAEAFTGQPGVFVEVDDTIASFKAIAEGKYDHFPEQAFFMCGGIEDVEKKAKELAQ; encoded by the coding sequence ATGACCGCACAGGTGGAGACCGCGACCGGCATCGGCCGCGTCGCCCGAGTCATCGGCCCGGTCGTCGACGTGGAGTTCCCCGCCGACGCCATGCCGGAGATCTACAACGCCCTCAACACCGAGGTGACCCTCGGTGAGGACACCAAGGTCCTGACCCTCGAGGTCGCCCAGCACCTGGGCGACAACGTGGTGCGGGCCATCTCGATGCAGCCGACCGACGGCCTGACCCGCGGCGCGCAGGTCACCGACTCCGGCAAGCCGATCTCGGTGCCGGTGGGCGATGTGACCAAGGGCCACGTCTGGAACGCCCTGGGGGAGACCCTGGACGTGCCGACGGCGTCGCTGAACGTCACCGAGCGGTGGGGCATCCACCGCAAGGCCCCGCCGTTCGACCAGCTCGAGTCCAAGACCGAGATGCTGCCGACGGGTATCAAGGTCATCGACCTGCTCACCCCGTACGTCAAGGGCGGCAAGATCGGCCTGTTCGGCGGCGCGGGTGTGGGCAAGACCGTCCTGATCCAGGAGATGATCCGCCGGGTCGCCAAGAACTTCGGTGGCACCTCCTGCTTCGCCGGCGTCGGCGAGCGCACCCGTGAGGGCAACGACCTCTGGGTGGAGATGGACGAGGCGGACGTCCTCAAGGACACCGCCCTGGTCTTCGGCCAGATGGACGAGCCGCCGGGCACCCGGCTGCGGGTGGCGCTGTCGGCGCTGACCATGGCCGAGTACTTCCGGGACGTCCAGAAGCAGGACGTGCTGCTGTTCATCGACAACATCTTCCGGTTCACCCAGGCCGGGTCCGAGGTGTCCACCCTGCTCGGCCGCATGCCGTCCGCGGTGGGGTACCAGCCGACCCTGGCCGACGAGATGGGTGTGCTGCAGGAGCGGATCACCTCGACGCGCGGTCACTCGATCACCTCCATGCAGGCGATCTACGTGCCCGCCGACGACATCACCGACCCGGCGCCGCACACCACGTTCGCCCACCTGGACGCCACCACGGTGCTCTCCCGGGCGATCACCGAGAAGGGCATCTACCCGGCGGTGGACCCGCTCGACTCGACCTCGCGGATCATGGACCCGCAGATCATCGGGGTCGAGCACTACTCGGTGGCCCAGGAGGTCAAGCGGATCCTGCAGAAGTACAAGGAGCTGCAGGACATCATCGCCATCCTCGGCATCGACGAGCTGTCCGAAGAGGACAAGGTCACCGTTCAGCGGGCGCGGCGCATCGAGCGCTTCCTGTCGCACCCGATGTTCGTGGCCGAGGCCTTCACCGGCCAGCCCGGCGTGTTCGTCGAGGTGGACGACACCATCGCCTCGTTCAAGGCGATCGCCGAGGGCAAGTACGACCACTTCCCCGAGCAGGCGTTCTTCATGTGCGGTGGCATCGAGGATGTCGAGAAGAAGGCCAAGGAGCTCGCGCAGTAG
- a CDS encoding F0F1 ATP synthase subunit epsilon: MATLKVGLVSPEREVWSGEAAQVVAQTIEGQLGILPGHAPVLGVLLDGSVVKVTPADGSAEIVAMVGSGFFSVASDEVSILAEQAEVGDDVDVEAARRALDAALAGDGGDEAPTVAERRARARLRAAGLDA; encoded by the coding sequence GTGGCAACCCTGAAGGTGGGGCTGGTCTCACCGGAGCGTGAGGTCTGGTCCGGCGAGGCCGCTCAGGTGGTCGCGCAGACCATCGAGGGCCAGCTCGGCATCCTGCCCGGCCACGCCCCGGTGCTCGGCGTGCTGCTGGACGGCAGCGTGGTGAAGGTGACGCCGGCCGACGGGTCGGCCGAGATCGTGGCGATGGTCGGCAGCGGGTTCTTCTCGGTGGCCTCGGACGAGGTGTCGATCCTCGCCGAGCAGGCCGAGGTCGGTGACGACGTGGACGTCGAGGCGGCCCGTCGGGCGCTGGACGCGGCGCTGGCGGGCGATGGCGGCGACGAGGCGCCCACGGTGGCCGAGCGGCGTGCCCGTGCCAGGCTCCGGGCCGCCGGCCTCGACGCGTAA
- a CDS encoding DUF2550 domain-containing protein: MGERLAWDVGGVLAVLVTVALLLLAAVLLRRWLFQRRGGTVECSLRTLPQDGAPGPWRLGIGRYKGDELHWHRVFGLRSRPRQVIHRRGLVVSKRREPGPDEAPGLPPDAGIVEVRNGDLRVELAMSGAALTGFLAWLEAAPPGFPVDIS, encoded by the coding sequence TTGGGAGAGCGCCTGGCGTGGGACGTGGGCGGGGTGCTCGCCGTGCTGGTCACGGTCGCCCTGCTGCTGCTCGCCGCGGTCCTGCTGCGGCGCTGGCTGTTCCAGCGTCGCGGCGGCACGGTGGAGTGCAGCCTGCGGACCCTTCCACAGGACGGAGCCCCGGGCCCGTGGCGGCTGGGCATCGGCCGCTACAAGGGCGACGAGCTGCACTGGCATCGGGTGTTCGGCCTGCGGTCCAGGCCCCGGCAGGTGATCCACCGCCGGGGCCTCGTCGTGTCCAAGCGCCGTGAGCCGGGCCCCGACGAGGCCCCCGGCCTGCCCCCCGACGCGGGCATCGTCGAGGTCCGCAACGGCGATCTGCGGGTCGAGCTGGCGATGAGCGGGGCGGCCCTGACGGGTTTCCTGGCGTGGCTGGAGGCCGCTCCCCCTGGATTCCCGGTCGACATTTCCTGA
- a CDS encoding lipase family protein: MRLKAMLVGAGVLASLVVGVPSANADEAFYSPPSPLPAGADGDVLKSQPSTYAGAKATRVMYLSRNAKNQPIPVTGTVIVPEKTWAGPGERPIVAYAPFTAGMGDQCAPSKTLAGEGGDLAAGFQKQFVDTLLGKGFAVAQTDYEGLGTPGDHTYVMRLSEARTVLDVVRAAQRLPGAGLPADGPVGIAGYSEGGGAAASAAELASDYAPDLDVRGVYSGAPPADKAKLAKSLDGSLYAAFLGYALIGINAAYPESKVYDLANDTGKKFFEDAAKTCTMGGVMGLMFKNTKTLTKDGRPVAEYMTQAPFSAIVAENRIGTLKPAMPVLVEHALLDDAIPHEHGRLMSKDWCGKGANVTFRNLASFPLFGHALGMLTAKNNAATWLGDRFAGKPVTGNCGTL; this comes from the coding sequence GTGAGGCTCAAAGCAATGCTGGTCGGCGCCGGAGTGCTGGCGTCCCTGGTCGTGGGCGTACCGTCGGCGAACGCCGACGAGGCCTTCTACTCCCCGCCTTCACCGTTGCCCGCCGGGGCCGATGGCGACGTGCTGAAGTCGCAGCCGTCCACGTACGCCGGCGCGAAGGCGACCCGGGTCATGTACCTCAGCCGCAACGCCAAGAACCAGCCGATCCCGGTCACCGGCACGGTCATCGTCCCCGAGAAGACGTGGGCCGGGCCCGGCGAGCGGCCCATCGTGGCGTACGCGCCGTTCACCGCCGGCATGGGCGACCAGTGCGCGCCGTCCAAGACCCTCGCGGGTGAGGGCGGCGACCTGGCGGCCGGGTTCCAGAAGCAGTTCGTGGACACGCTCCTCGGCAAGGGCTTCGCGGTCGCCCAGACCGACTACGAGGGGCTGGGCACGCCCGGCGATCACACCTATGTGATGCGTTTGTCGGAGGCCCGTACGGTCCTGGACGTGGTGCGCGCGGCCCAGCGCCTGCCCGGCGCCGGACTGCCCGCCGACGGCCCGGTCGGCATCGCGGGCTACTCCGAGGGAGGTGGCGCGGCGGCCTCGGCGGCCGAACTCGCCTCCGACTACGCTCCGGACCTGGACGTCAGGGGTGTGTACTCCGGTGCTCCTCCGGCGGACAAGGCCAAGCTGGCCAAGAGCCTGGACGGCAGCCTGTACGCGGCCTTCCTCGGCTACGCGCTGATCGGCATCAACGCCGCCTACCCGGAGTCGAAGGTCTACGACCTGGCCAATGACACGGGCAAGAAGTTCTTCGAGGACGCCGCCAAGACCTGCACCATGGGCGGGGTCATGGGCCTGATGTTCAAGAACACCAAGACGCTGACCAAGGACGGCCGTCCGGTCGCCGAATACATGACGCAGGCGCCGTTCAGCGCCATCGTGGCGGAGAACCGCATCGGCACCCTCAAGCCCGCGATGCCCGTTCTCGTCGAGCACGCGCTGCTGGACGACGCCATTCCGCATGAGCACGGCCGGCTGATGTCCAAGGACTGGTGCGGCAAGGGCGCGAACGTCACGTTCCGGAACCTGGCCTCCTTCCCGTTGTTCGGCCACGCCCTCGGCATGCTCACGGCCAAGAACAACGCCGCGACGTGGCTGGGCGACCGGTTCGCCGGCAAGCCCGTCACGGGCAACTGCGGGACGCTCTAG
- a CDS encoding DUF4097 family beta strand repeat-containing protein, with protein sequence MVNRLKGVAALATGLIGVTAALSGCGSFGVTTYHEDRRYELPGNVASLDVRLDGADIEIVGTDSATISVHERLSWSKEQKPTPTHRREGDTLVLGYKCPEGFTIGFNECAVGYRLQVPRKMAAKVRTDSGNIRVRGTEGDLRAHADAGDIRVSELTGGTISASTDSGNIELTEVRAQRLTAHADAGDLTVRFRKDQPPNVVDLEADSGNIRLWLPTGANYRVDARTQSGTPRVTDIVSDPKSGRSVTARTDAGDITVSGA encoded by the coding sequence ATGGTGAACAGGCTCAAGGGCGTGGCCGCGCTGGCCACCGGGCTGATCGGCGTGACGGCGGCGCTCAGCGGGTGCGGGTCCTTCGGCGTGACCACCTACCACGAGGACCGCCGCTACGAGCTGCCCGGCAACGTCGCGAGCCTGGACGTCCGCCTGGACGGCGCGGACATCGAGATCGTCGGCACCGACAGCGCCACGATCAGCGTGCACGAGCGGCTGTCGTGGTCCAAGGAGCAGAAGCCCACCCCCACCCACCGCCGCGAGGGCGACACCCTGGTCCTCGGCTACAAGTGCCCCGAGGGCTTCACCATCGGCTTCAACGAGTGCGCCGTCGGCTACCGGCTCCAGGTGCCGCGCAAGATGGCCGCCAAGGTGCGCACCGACTCCGGGAACATCCGGGTCCGGGGCACCGAGGGCGACCTGCGGGCGCACGCCGACGCCGGCGACATCAGGGTGTCCGAGCTGACCGGCGGCACGATCAGCGCCAGCACCGACTCGGGGAACATCGAGCTGACCGAGGTCCGCGCCCAGCGCCTCACCGCCCACGCCGACGCGGGCGACCTCACCGTCCGGTTCCGGAAGGACCAGCCGCCGAACGTCGTGGACCTCGAGGCCGACTCCGGCAACATCCGGCTCTGGCTCCCCACCGGAGCGAACTACCGCGTCGACGCACGTACCCAATCCGGGACCCCGCGCGTCACCGACATCGTCAGCGACCCCAAGTCCGGCCGCAGCGTCACCGCCCGCACCGACGCCGGCGACATCACCGTCTCGGGCGCCTGA
- a CDS encoding cob(I)yrinic acid a,c-diamide adenosyltransferase yields MPKNEETPVVLSRIYTRTGDDGTTALGDMSRTRKSDPRLAAYADVEEANAAIGAALALGDLSDDLRTLLVRVQNDLFDVGADLCNPVTDGPAAYPPLRVEESYVTRLEEACDRHNADLRPLRSFILPGGTPGAALLHVARTVTRRAERSVWTAVDHHGAAPEGSVNPLTARYLNRLSDLLFILCRVANAGHGDVLWKPGGER; encoded by the coding sequence ATGCCGAAGAACGAGGAGACCCCGGTCGTCCTGTCCCGGATCTATACCCGGACGGGCGACGACGGGACCACCGCCCTGGGCGACATGTCGCGGACCCGCAAGTCCGATCCCCGCCTGGCCGCCTACGCCGACGTCGAGGAGGCCAACGCCGCCATCGGGGCGGCCCTCGCGCTCGGCGACCTGTCCGACGACCTGCGGACGCTGCTCGTCCGCGTGCAGAACGACCTGTTCGACGTCGGCGCCGACCTCTGCAACCCGGTCACCGACGGCCCGGCCGCATACCCGCCGCTGCGTGTGGAGGAGTCGTACGTGACCCGGCTGGAGGAGGCGTGCGACCGGCACAACGCCGACCTGCGGCCGCTGCGCAGCTTCATCCTCCCCGGCGGGACGCCCGGCGCGGCCCTCCTGCACGTGGCGCGCACGGTGACCCGCAGGGCCGAACGCTCCGTCTGGACGGCCGTCGACCACCACGGCGCGGCCCCCGAGGGCAGCGTCAACCCGCTCACCGCCCGCTACCTCAACCGCCTGTCCGACCTGCTGTTCATCCTGTGCCGGGTCGCCAACGCCGGGCACGGGGACGTCCTGTGGAAGCCCGGCGGCGAGCGTTGA
- a CDS encoding GMC family oxidoreductase translates to MYDYIIVGAGSAGCVLAARLSEDPGTQVLLLEAGPPDDGPEIQVPAGIASLMKGPYDWDYATTPQEHAGGRSVYWPRGRTLGGSSSTNAMIYIRGNRYDYDTWRDSYGCAGWGHADLLPYFRRAEDQQRGESEHHGVGGPLRVEDLRFKHRVTRAWVESARAYGLPANADFNGPEQDGVGFYQVTQKRGRRWSTADAYLRPALDRPNLTLHTDATVTGVIIEAGRAVGVRYELRGEATQARAEAEVVLSGGAINSPQLLMLSGLGPADRLREHGIDVLVDLPGVGEHLQDHPIAPALWSTPGIKALWENGTARQFVKWQALGRGPLSSNVAECGGFTRTVEGLPAPDLQYHVLPTPFVNEGLTETPQRLMTVLVTAVAVASRGRLTLRSASPYAKPLIDPAYLSDKADLDILVAGVRQARQIAATGPLARLTQGEWAPGEQVEDEAALRAWVRREAGTLYHPTSTCIMGGGEDSVVDPELRVRGVEGLRVVDASVMPTVPRGNTNAPTIAIAERAADLLRGRTPSAAASV, encoded by the coding sequence GTGTACGACTACATCATCGTGGGGGCCGGGAGCGCCGGCTGCGTCCTGGCGGCCCGGCTGAGCGAGGATCCGGGGACCCAGGTGCTGCTGCTGGAGGCCGGGCCGCCGGACGACGGCCCCGAGATCCAGGTCCCGGCGGGCATCGCGTCGCTGATGAAGGGCCCGTACGACTGGGACTACGCCACCACGCCGCAGGAGCACGCGGGCGGGCGCAGCGTCTACTGGCCGCGCGGGCGGACGCTCGGCGGGTCCTCGTCCACCAACGCGATGATCTACATCCGGGGCAACCGGTACGACTACGACACCTGGCGCGACTCCTACGGCTGCGCCGGCTGGGGCCACGCGGACCTCCTGCCGTACTTCCGGCGCGCGGAGGACCAGCAGCGCGGCGAGTCGGAGCACCACGGTGTCGGCGGGCCGCTGCGGGTCGAGGACCTGCGGTTCAAGCACCGGGTGACCCGCGCCTGGGTGGAGTCGGCGCGGGCGTACGGGCTGCCCGCCAACGCCGACTTCAACGGCCCCGAGCAGGACGGCGTGGGCTTCTACCAGGTCACCCAGAAGCGCGGACGCCGCTGGTCGACCGCCGACGCCTACCTGCGCCCGGCGCTCGACCGGCCCAACCTCACCCTGCACACCGACGCGACGGTGACCGGCGTGATCATCGAGGCGGGTCGGGCCGTCGGCGTCCGGTACGAGCTGCGGGGAGAGGCGACGCAGGCCCGCGCCGAGGCCGAGGTGGTGCTGTCGGGCGGCGCGATCAACAGCCCCCAGTTGCTCATGCTGTCCGGGCTGGGGCCCGCCGACCGGCTCCGCGAGCACGGCATCGACGTGCTGGTGGACCTGCCCGGCGTCGGCGAGCACCTCCAGGACCACCCGATCGCCCCCGCCCTATGGTCCACTCCGGGCATCAAGGCGCTGTGGGAGAACGGCACCGCGCGCCAGTTCGTGAAGTGGCAGGCGCTCGGCCGGGGGCCGCTGTCGTCCAACGTGGCCGAGTGCGGCGGCTTCACCCGTACCGTCGAGGGGCTGCCCGCCCCGGACCTGCAGTACCACGTGCTCCCCACGCCGTTCGTGAACGAGGGGCTCACCGAGACCCCGCAGCGCCTGATGACGGTGCTGGTCACCGCCGTGGCCGTCGCCAGCCGGGGCCGCCTCACGCTGCGGTCGGCGAGCCCGTACGCCAAGCCGCTGATCGATCCCGCCTACCTGTCCGACAAGGCCGACCTGGACATCCTGGTGGCCGGGGTGCGGCAGGCCCGTCAGATCGCCGCCACGGGGCCGCTGGCCCGGCTGACGCAGGGGGAGTGGGCGCCGGGCGAGCAGGTCGAGGACGAGGCCGCGCTGCGCGCGTGGGTGCGCCGTGAGGCCGGCACCCTGTACCACCCGACGAGCACCTGCATCATGGGCGGCGGCGAGGACTCGGTCGTCGACCCGGAGCTGCGGGTGCGCGGTGTGGAGGGGCTGCGGGTGGTGGACGCCTCGGTGATGCCGACGGTTCCGCGCGGCAACACCAACGCCCCCACCATCGCGATCGCCGAGCGCGCCGCCGACCTCCTCCGGGGTCGTACGCCGTCGGCCGCCGCGTCCGTCTAA
- a CDS encoding aldehyde dehydrogenase family protein, whose product MSVATENTTFTSLNPATGEVVAEHPVHDDKAVAEAVARAREAAEWWRDLGWKERRLRLLNFKGALTRSLQRMARLIHEETGKTLQDAQLEVVATITHLDWAARHAHKVLGPRSVFPGVAAINHKATLEYHPLGVIGVIGPWNYPLFTPMGSIGYALAAGNAVVFKPSEFTPGVGVLLAELFAVAVPERPVLQTVTGLGATGAALSRAEVDKIAFTGSAPTAKKVMAACAESLTPIVAECGGKDALIVDTGADLEAAADAAVWGAMSNAGQTCAGVERIYVVEDVYDEFLARLTEKARGLRPGFDREADYGPVTMPGQLEIIERHIKDALDRGATAVVGGLESVRRPYVEPVILTDVPEDSAAVCEETFGPTITVQKVKDAEEALAKANQSSYALAGAIFSGSRSRAMDLARRMRSGMTSINAVLAFAFVPALPFGGVGESGFGRIHGADGLREFASPKAITRQRFALPGSVVTFSRTEKDLSRVLQLMNILHAKQHKR is encoded by the coding sequence ATGTCCGTGGCGACGGAGAACACCACGTTCACATCGTTGAATCCGGCCACCGGCGAGGTGGTGGCCGAGCATCCGGTGCACGACGACAAGGCGGTCGCCGAGGCGGTCGCCCGGGCCCGTGAGGCCGCCGAATGGTGGCGCGACCTGGGCTGGAAGGAGCGGCGGCTGCGGCTGCTGAACTTCAAGGGGGCGCTGACCCGTTCCCTGCAGCGGATGGCGCGCCTCATCCACGAGGAGACCGGCAAGACCCTGCAGGACGCCCAGCTCGAGGTGGTGGCCACCATCACCCACCTGGACTGGGCCGCCCGCCACGCGCACAAGGTGCTCGGGCCGCGCTCGGTCTTCCCGGGAGTGGCCGCGATTAACCACAAGGCCACCCTCGAGTACCACCCGCTCGGCGTCATCGGTGTGATCGGCCCCTGGAACTACCCCCTGTTCACCCCCATGGGCTCCATCGGCTACGCCCTGGCGGCCGGCAACGCGGTGGTGTTCAAGCCGTCGGAGTTCACCCCCGGGGTCGGCGTGCTCCTGGCCGAACTGTTCGCCGTCGCCGTTCCCGAGCGGCCGGTCCTGCAGACGGTGACCGGGCTGGGCGCGACGGGGGCGGCGCTGTCCCGCGCCGAGGTCGACAAGATCGCGTTCACCGGCTCGGCGCCCACCGCCAAGAAGGTCATGGCGGCCTGCGCGGAGAGCCTCACCCCCATCGTCGCCGAGTGCGGCGGCAAGGACGCCCTCATCGTCGACACGGGCGCCGACCTGGAGGCCGCGGCCGACGCGGCGGTCTGGGGGGCGATGTCCAACGCCGGGCAGACCTGCGCCGGGGTCGAGCGGATCTACGTGGTCGAGGACGTCTACGACGAGTTCCTCGCCAGGCTCACCGAGAAGGCCCGGGGCCTGCGGCCCGGCTTCGACCGCGAGGCCGACTACGGGCCCGTCACCATGCCCGGCCAACTGGAGATCATCGAACGGCACATCAAGGACGCCCTCGACCGGGGCGCCACCGCCGTGGTCGGCGGCCTGGAGTCGGTGCGCCGGCCCTATGTCGAGCCGGTGATCCTCACCGACGTGCCCGAGGACTCGGCGGCGGTGTGCGAGGAGACCTTCGGCCCCACCATCACCGTCCAGAAGGTGAAGGACGCCGAGGAGGCGCTGGCGAAGGCCAATCAGTCGTCCTACGCGCTGGCCGGGGCGATCTTCTCCGGCAGCCGGTCGCGGGCGATGGACCTGGCCCGCCGGATGCGCTCGGGGATGACCTCGATCAACGCGGTCCTCGCGTTCGCCTTCGTCCCGGCGCTGCCGTTCGGCGGGGTCGGCGAGTCGGGGTTCGGCCGCATCCACGGCGCGGACGGGCTGCGCGAGTTCGCGAGCCCCAAGGCCATCACCCGCCAACGCTTCGCCCTCCCGGGCTCGGTGGTCACCTTCTCAAGGACGGAGAAGGACCTGTCGCGGGTGCTGCAGTTGATGAACATCCTGCATGCCAAGCAGCACAAGCGCTGA
- a CDS encoding site-2 protease family protein, whose product MGDVRPIRKRSEVRPSPVFLAILGATVLFGLMVWRYGPVTLTPERPERLAIFGFVIAAWVVSLCLHEFGHAYLAYRSGDHSVSTAGYLTLNPAKYADLTLSFALPVLFILLGGIGLPGGAVWIDRGSIPGKIRHSLVSAAGPLSNLAFAAVLAVVYTSLLDDQHGLFWSALAFLIFLQVTAAILNLLPIPGLDGFGIIEPYLPRRWVHKANEIGGYAFFALIALLWIPPINRAFFDLVFNITDLMNVEQFPIDLGHALFQFWKD is encoded by the coding sequence ATGGGCGACGTACGCCCCATACGAAAGCGCTCGGAGGTACGGCCGAGCCCGGTGTTCCTGGCCATCCTGGGGGCGACCGTCCTGTTCGGGCTGATGGTCTGGCGCTACGGGCCGGTGACGCTGACCCCGGAACGGCCCGAGCGGCTGGCCATCTTCGGGTTCGTCATCGCGGCGTGGGTGGTGTCGCTGTGCCTGCACGAGTTCGGTCACGCGTATCTGGCCTATCGTTCGGGTGACCACAGTGTCTCCACGGCGGGCTATCTGACGCTGAACCCGGCGAAGTACGCGGACCTGACGTTGAGCTTCGCGCTCCCCGTGCTGTTCATCCTGCTCGGCGGCATCGGCCTGCCCGGCGGGGCGGTGTGGATCGACCGGGGCTCGATCCCCGGCAAGATCCGCCACAGCCTGGTCTCGGCGGCCGGCCCGCTGTCCAACCTCGCGTTCGCCGCCGTCCTGGCCGTCGTCTACACCAGCCTCCTGGACGACCAGCACGGGCTGTTCTGGTCCGCGCTCGCCTTCCTGATCTTCCTCCAGGTCACCGCCGCCATCCTCAACCTGCTGCCGATCCCGGGGCTGGACGGCTTCGGGATCATCGAGCCCTACCTGCCCCGCCGCTGGGTCCACAAGGCGAACGAGATCGGCGGCTACGCGTTCTTCGCGCTGATCGCGCTGCTGTGGATCCCGCCGATCAACCGGGCCTTCTTCGACCTGGTCTTCAACATCACCGACCTGATGAACGTCGAGCAGTTCCCCATCGACCTGGGCCACGCGCTGTTCCAGTTCTGGAAGGACTGA
- a CDS encoding TetR/AcrR family transcriptional regulator has product MASATTGSTRERIIDAAEGCFARSGIAKTTVEDIATAAGMSRATLYRSVAGGRDELVSAVMLRDLGRFLDRLSVRLRREPSVPDAVVEGVMDAVSFVRAQPHIGRFLASEAAGHVAPGAVERTLALCGERLRPYFEAARRDGGIRPDIEVDGAVEFLFRIVASLIVVDRARDEAATRNFLRSYVVPVIVGP; this is encoded by the coding sequence ATGGCGTCGGCGACCACGGGCAGCACGCGCGAGCGGATCATCGACGCCGCCGAGGGGTGCTTCGCACGGTCCGGGATCGCCAAGACGACCGTGGAGGACATCGCCACGGCGGCGGGCATGTCGCGGGCGACCCTCTACCGCAGTGTCGCCGGCGGCCGGGACGAGCTGGTGTCGGCCGTCATGCTGCGAGATCTGGGGCGATTCCTCGACCGGCTCTCCGTGCGGCTCCGGCGCGAGCCGTCGGTGCCGGACGCGGTGGTCGAGGGCGTGATGGACGCGGTCTCGTTCGTTCGGGCGCAGCCGCACATCGGGCGGTTCCTGGCCTCGGAGGCGGCCGGGCACGTGGCGCCCGGAGCGGTCGAACGGACCCTCGCCCTGTGCGGCGAACGTCTCAGGCCGTACTTCGAGGCGGCGCGGCGCGACGGCGGGATCCGCCCGGACATCGAGGTGGACGGCGCCGTGGAGTTCCTGTTCCGGATCGTCGCCTCGCTGATCGTCGTCGACCGTGCCCGCGACGAGGCCGCCACCAGGAACTTCCTGCGCTCTTATGTCGTCCCCGTCATCGTGGGACCGTGA